The genomic interval AGATCTGGATGGCTGaatgaggagggggggctgctggaGAGGACTGACTGAGTACATGGTTATATAGTGTAGGTAATTATCCTCATGGGAATATGTGTCACAAGCAGAGTCGTCAGCGGCCTGAGATATGGTGGGATAATACCAGGGGACTGGTGGCATCTGATGTgatcatgcacgcacacacacacgcactcatgcacgtgcactgacacacacacacacacacacacacacacacacacacacacacacacacacacacacacacacacacacacacacacacacacacacacacacacacacacacacacacagccagtctGCTAGAGAAAGGGGGAACATCGGCCCAATACAACATGATGTTAAACATTTAAACAGAAGGCTGAGCCACGCACACTGTGAAACATTAGGGACAGGAGAGAACCAGATCAgaccacacaaaaacagaccaGACCAGATCCAAAATAAGTGGTTCCATCTAGAGAGGACTGGACCATAGCATAGTGGAACGAAATAATAACGAAATAACGAAATGGAACGAATAATTTGTCTGCGTTTAGGAAAGGCGAGCGGCTGCCATGTTGTGAGTTGGAAACATAAACAGCAACCTTCTTAATGCCGGATGACCACTTCTAGGTCCTGTGCTACTGCTGGTgctcagagggggagggatggagggggaagagaggggttGGGAAGAGGAatactgtttgtgtgtagcCGGGTCCTTGGGTCAGCCTTACTTTGAGATTAAAATCACTGCAATGACAGCAACGCACATAACTGTGTGATTAACTACATTATAATGAACAGAATAGCGTTATACCCATAAGATGCATTGCCCTGGTGCCATGTCGTCTTGAACAGCACAAACATACGTTTTGCTTCCTCTTAGCTCAAGTTGTGTCTTCTGACTGTCATATTGGAAGGCAGATCCTTCATCTTGTACCATAGCTGTTCCTTCGCCAGGCAACCTCCTGTCCTGTCTACATTGTGCAGAGTTCTGTTCATGCAAAGTCAATACTAAATTTATCTCCTTGATCTCCAGAACGTGTCTGTCGCTCTACCAGAGTTGTGTACGTGTATCTTAATTTCTGTCCCTATCAGCTGCTTGTACACCTATCTGCTCAGTGTGCATGAGCAGATAGGCTGTGTACATCAGTTTATATCACATTCTTATTGTAGCTTTGGGACTCACCACGCCTCCCGGTCGTGAGCAGGCCGGGTATGAGCATGAACGCATAGAGAAGTCCCAACAATATTATATGCAGAGCTGTGCTGTGGTCAACCGCTATTCTATAATAACCTGTACTGGATGAGCCAGATGGAGTAAGACGGTTTGGAAAACAAACTCAAACTGAAATCAAAGAAGGTACATGGATGTCCCTctgaccctcccccctcccctggacAGTGTTGCTAAAGTGACGTCGCTCGCGGTCCCACTGGAGTCCCGACCGAGGGAAGCCCGTGGCCGCGGGCAAATCCCAATGTCCGGCCTGTCTGTACACCGCAGAGGTCAGGAACCCAGGGCGTCCTCACAACCAGGACTGGCTCCTGAGACGCCAGCCTTTCCACTGGGTTAAGGGTCGGGGAGGTCGAGTCCCAAACGGACCGTCTCAGGGAGAACACTGCAGAAACCGTAATACAACGTCTATCTGTCCTCACCAAACAAAGGTTTATCCCTTTTTGCGAAAAACAAAATCCTGACTACAAAGATAATGGGTGTGGTCTTAGTTCTCGGAGTCCTTCTCCTTCCAGATGAGAAGGACCCTCAGTGTCCTCCCCCTTTCCGCCCTGTATGCTGTGCTGACTggctgggagggggtggggggggcgggagctGTTGGTCAGCGGCTTTGCAGGGGGGCCTCAGCCCGCGGTACTGGTGATGGTCTTGGCCGTGTAGTTCTGGAACAGGGGCTGCAGGAACATGCCCACCGTgccgaacacgcacacaaacacaaagatccACAGGAAGAGTCGGTCAATCACCATAGCAACGTACTTCCAGTCCTCGCTCACCTGTGGAAGTGGGGAGGGGAGACAAGGGGGGAGGTTTTAAGAGAggaacaaatcaaatcaaatcaacatCTTCACTCATCTCCACcctatctccctcctccctgatcTCTCGCCCACTCACTGTTACCTTCTCTCGAGGGGGAGGGGTAAAACTAGATAGAGGAGAGTTATTCTCTGGTGATGATTTCTGCCAcgagacaaggaggaggggagtgcgTTTGCGGCTGGTAGATGAGTGGAAcagcagagacagacacaggacTGTGGGCCTGTGATAAGGAgtctgggaggaggggaggggagcagcaATGAGCCATCATGCCAAAAGGGGGAGGCCCTTAACAAGCACGGTTGGCATGGCGACGGGTGGGTAAATATGGAAATGATCCGACAGAATGATGGCGGCGGATTCCTGAATGTCAGTGAGACCCTTTCTTTatgaaggaggatgaggagcagaggaagagaaggaggaagaggaggaggtgaaggaggaagaggaggaggaggaggttgaagaagaggaggaggaagaggaggaggaggcctttCCCAGAGGAGCTAAAGCGCAGTGCATCCCGGTATCCCTGTGCTGTGCTGTTCCACATCAAGGAGAGCCCAGCCTGTGCTGGTTCTGGGCGCTGACGTCACGCATCAGCATCTATAATTACTACCCTGAGTGAATATTCAGAAAGCTGCCTGGATGGCTAGCTCCCTTGTCTTCCTACTCTCCGAAAACAGCGGCCTGGTGGCATGGGCCAACCGGTGGTGCTTACACAACAAATAGAGGGCGGCTCTTTAACACGAGACCTGGTCCAAAAAACtgaatgaatacatttttgatttatttagttTCCCCATTTTTCGTCTGTAAATGTAAAGCAAGCAGTTTAATTTACAGTGTAGTGTTATTGTGTAGTTAATATTGTGATATAGTTGAACTGTTGGATTTTGTATAAGTCATATATACTGTAAATTATAAACGACTAGCACTAGCACCAAAAGATATCAGTGCATTGTAATGAACAAAAGATTTCCCATTGATAAAACTACTATTGATGATACTCACACTCAGGTCATCGTCTTCAGTCTTCATGTGGTTAGCGATGAACCGCACCCCATCCACCGCCTCCTCAAACCCAGGACAGGCCTGTCCCAGCAGGGCCTGGGTCAGAACAGGCCCCCCTGGAGCTGGCTTCCCCCGGGGTAGGTCCCTGGAGGCCCCCTCCTGGCCCTCCCGGACCCCGTTCAGACCATCCAGGGTGTTGGTCACGCCGCCTCCTCCTGCAtcctccagctcccccccaAACTTCTGGACAGACGCCCGGTTGACATAGCAGGTGCACGGGCTGGTGTTCTCCTTGCCGAAcccgcctcccccacccccagcccccccaagcCCCAACCCCACCATGAGTCCCCCGACCTCCCCCCCGCGGCCCCCGGCCCTCTTTTCCTGAGCCTTCCGTCTCTGCCGCAGCCGCTGGCGCTCGCAGCTGTTCCGCGGCTGCTGCATGAAGAGCAGCGCGGGCAGCTTGTTGAGGAACACCAGCTTGACCCACGGTGGCATGGTGTGCGTGGTGGGCGAGCGGTGGTGCACGTTGAGCACGCACACGCTCGTGACGATGGAGAAGGTGACCAGCACCATCGTGAACATCAGGTACTTGCCCACCAGCGGCACGTCCAGCGAGGTGGGCGGGACGATCTTGGAGATGAGCAGCAGGAAGACGGTGAGCGCCAGCAGCACAGAGATGCAAAGGGTCATCTTCTCGCCGCAGTCGGACGGCAGGTAGAACACCAGGATGGCCAGCGAGGTGATGAGCACGCAGGGGATGATCAGGTTGATGGTGTAGAACAGCGGCTTGCGGCGGATGACAAAGTCGTAGGTGATGTCCACGTAGGTGGGGTCGGCCGGGTTCTCGTTACGGCGGCCGGGCAGGGCGATGATGTCCCACTCGCCGCTGGGCGTGAAGTCGTCCATGCAGGCCACGTCGGTGCGTAGCACCAGGTCCAGCTCGGTGCGGTCGTAGGTCCACGAGCGGAAGCGCAGCGTGCAGTTCTGCTGGTCGAAGGGGAAGTGCTTCACCTCTATCTTGCAGGCCGACTTGTAGATGGCCGGCGGCAGCCAGAAGATGCTGCCGTCGTGGGAGACCACCGCGTTGGAGTAGAAGGACACCTCGTACATCCCATCAgcgctgagaggaggaggagggggagagggtggaggagagggaggaggagagagggaggaggagcggaaggagagggaggtggaggaggaggagagggagagggaggagaagaggaaggagagggaagaggagagggaggagagggaggaggaggggagggaggaggggagagggagaagaggaggatagacaggagagggagagggcggaggagggggagggaggaagatacggaggaggaggaggaggagagggaggaaggggagagggaggaggaggaggatgaaaggaaaggggtggaggagagggaggaggaggagggggaggaggagggggagcaggaggaggagaggaaggaggagagggaggtggagggtgtgagATGGAAAAGAAGAATTCAAGCACAgatttaattcaattcaatttcccTAACAATGGATGATGTATGGCCTCCCATGAGTGCTGTTAAATGTCTATTTCTCTTTGTACCTTATTATTGTATTACCTCTTCATTATTAGCTTACTAATCTATTACACCGTTAAAGCATcctctcatacacacaaacacccacacacacacacacacacacacacaaaataaaacacatccgaacaccaaacacacgcacacatacataagcACAGGCAAGCAATGCCTGGTTTAATGTTTCGTTTTgcgaccaaacacacacacaggggcgatTGGAAGACAAGAGACAAAATGTCCACGAGACAAGAGACCGCTATTAGAAGCACATTTCACAGATATCCCACCTATCTTTTTTGTCAATTTAATTTAAGTCACATGCAATAGGTCGACCGAATATGACTCTTGCATGATGCATGAATCCTCTTAACAATAAAGTGATGGTTAGGTCAGGTTTGAATCAGCCTGTATAAAACACAGCGGAAACTGCATGTGTGGACGGGGTAAGCTGATCAGTGTATCAGGGCTCAGGTGGCTAAGGGCTGCTTGGTGAGGAACACAGAGAAACGTGAGAAGAGCAGACAGATCACTGGACTCTGGTAATTCACTCTCAGGTCTGCCTTAAGCTCTGCTCAGAAATAGGACGACTGGTCTGAAACATTATGCCTTGATTTAAGACAGCATACTAAAGTGCTGCAAGTGCTATGGTATGTTTTCAAGTTTATTAACCAGGGCATTACTCACCATACACAGATTTTGCCAAAAAGCCAGGTGAAATATATTTGTGATGTTCTTGGACAGTCATTGTTTGATGTATAATAAGATGCTGGGGAGGAGTGGTGATCCACGGTGGCCATAAGAGAAACCAGTTCCCCACGGGAACCGAAGCAGAGcacctcactcccccctctccctgggtGCTTTGGATGTTGTATGTGCGTACACGTGCATATGTGTGGGTACGAAGTATGTAGCATACGATGCGTTCATCACCCTAACCTGGATTAATGTGTCGACGTGTCTTCCCTCACCTTCCGAGTGGCTAGGATGAGTGGTTAGGTGTATGAATGACAGGCattgtgtgcagtcatgtgtgcTGACTAAGCAGCTGTAGGGGATAAGTCATTTTGGTTAATCCCATATGAAAGGAAATGACAGCAGCTGTAGAACAACACACAGTAATGGTACTTCTACcacgttaatgtgtgtgtgtgtgtgtgtgtgtgtgtgtgtgcgtgtgtgtgtgtgtgtgtgtgtgtgtgtgtgtgtgtgtgtgtgtgtgtgtgtgtgcgtgtgtgtgtgtgtgtgtgtgtgtgtgtgtgtgtgtgtgtgtgtgtgtatgcgtgtgcgtgtgtgtgtgtatgttactcACTTGTTGTAGAGGACCACGTCAGGCAGCCAGATGTGTTTGGAGGGCAGTCTGACCTTCAGCATGCCGTCGTACTCCTCAGGGATCCAGCTTAGACGGTAGTCCTGCCACTCCTGAGGAATAAAGCaactatttatctatctatctatctatctatctatctatctatctatctatctatctatctatctatctatctatctatctatctatctatctatctatctatctatctatctatctatctatctatctatctatctatctatctatctatctatctatctatctatctatctatctatctatctatctatctatctatctatctatctatctatctatctatctatctatctatctatctatctttctctctttctctctttctctaactctctctccatTAATCCATTAATCCGTCCATCTATCCATCAGCTCTCTCCGTATGATAAGAGGATCCAAGTAAACCCTTGTGTCTACTCGACAAACTTTAAGTTATTCAGTCATAGTGTGAGAGGATTGAGTGACATGAGGAGTTTCCTTTGTATTTGATTAACTCCCGGTCCTTCTCTTTTGCTTTTGTTTATGATGCCCATACTACAGGCATGCCCCAGTGTGAGGCATTATGCTCATAAGATAGCCCCCTAACTTTGGATGCTCTTCTCTCCCCGTCCATTCCCACACTGTGACGGCCATAAAGCAATGATGACCCCATAAATCATAATTtatgcgtgtgagtgcgtgtgcgtgtgtgcgtgtgtgtgtgtgcgtgtgtgtgtgtgtgtgtgtgtgtgtgtatgtgtgtgtgtgtgtgtgtgtgtgtgtgtgcgtgtgtgtgtgtgtgtgtgtgtgtgtgtgtgtgtgtgtgtgtgtgtgtgtacgtgtgtgtacgtgtgtgtgtttatgtgtctgtttttatgagagagagagtatgaacATATATATGTGCCTGCCTGTCTATTTATATTAGTGGAGTGAGACAGAATTTCCTCCTTAAATCTTTGAGTCAATAATTACTCTGCCGAGTGTTGATGGTTGGTTAGGTGCAGCCTTGTCACTTCACTAAAGTTTAATATTCTTCATGGACATGCAGCAGTTACGGATTCTGTGCTTCTGACAGTAAAGACCACGGCAGAACTGCTAAGGCAAATGAGCAATgaacagagaaagacacaggtAGACCTTCTGCTACCTGGTATCTATGACGTGGTCGTACAGCACTTTTGTAGTTTCTAACATATTGAATGTGGGATATGATTGTTCTCAGCCTGACTTCTGAGATGCTTTTTATTAAAGTCTCTAAAGGTATTGAAGTAGCATAGGTAGAAATGGCTCACCTGAGTAAGCCACACATTGGTAGTCATCACCTGCTCTCGCTCATGCTGCAAGGAAAAATAGATGCTTATGGATAAGATCATGATTTATCAAATGCAGAACCCATGtaaactcatgcacacacgcacgcacatgcacactcactcaaaAAGCTCAAGCTCAAGACTCACCACACTAATGAGTTGGGCCAGGGACACCATGAGCGTGACGGTCACCAACTCCGAGCCGTTGGTCGCTGGGCGGATCAGCTTGTTGTAGTGGTTGGGGTGCAGGAGGCGCTCCACCAATCGCTCCTCTGTATCCGACCCCGAGACGCCTGCAGTGGGAGGGCTCATTAGTCTAGAGCACACACAACAGTTGTCCTTCCGTTAACATGTACTCTTGCGTGTTTTGCTTTTATCTCAGGGGATTGGTTGACTGCCTGTTCCTTTACTTGGTAGGGATACAGTCGGCTACATAGGCCACAGaaggctagtgtgtgtgtgtgtgtgtgtgtgtgtgtgtgtgtgtgtgtgtgtgtgtgtgtgtgtgtgtgtgtgtgtgtgtgtgtgtgtgtgtgtgtgtgtgtgtgtgtgtgtgtgcgtgcgtgtgtgtgtgtgtcgaatgGGCGATAGTCTATGAACCATGGCATTGCTTAtcagggcagacacacacacacacacacacacacacacacacacacacacacacacacacacacacacacacacacacacacacaaacacacacacatgcacagacaaacatacatgcacacacacattctcagacACACCAACTTGTgggcccacacacaaacacaaacacacatagaggtGTTTTAGTGTGAAACACTCTAACCCTctactcttcctccttccttcctggcCATTTTCTATCTCCCCAGTTCTCTGTCACCTGCTCACTAtttcacactctctttctctgtccctcccatctctctctctctctctctctctctctctctctctctctctctctctctctctctctctctctctctctctctctctctctctctctctctctctcatgccccCTCGCTATCTCTCACCACCAATTTCCTTTGGTTCTTTCCATCACTCAGCAGAGCCACCCTGGGTGCATACCAGGTACAGCTACGTCGCCAGTCGCTCACATACCGCAACACCAAAATCAACCACGTAaggaattattattatgtttccTAATTTCTTTCATCATCCATAAAAATTATTATCCAAAAAAAATGTTATACACCACTTAGTTTATTTGTTGGCTTTTAATGGCTTGGCCGTAGCTATATTCTACGGTAAGTGTTTGTGGTTTTCTGGCTCTCTCTCAGCAGTGGTGATTTTTCCCAACTtgatctctctcttcccctcccctctcctcccctctcctcccctctcctcccctctcctcccctatccCCTGGTAGCCCAGGCGTGTTCACTGAGCGCAAATGATGGCCCCGGCCACTCGGATCAATGATGCCTCTAATCACACACCGCACACCCAGCCCCCAGCTCCTcttacctccctcctctcatcctctttccTGTTTTGCCCATCCTCTCACAATTCATTTCCTCTTTGacatttttcctttttccttctctccctgcctcactcccttaaatcatcatcattatcatataTACTCTTCTCGTCATCCTttttcccctctgtctctctccctccgtcacacttcctgcttcctgttaTCTCCATCTATCTGTTAGGCTGACAGCAACTGTCCCTTTATTACCCCCATGTGTCAGATTGCCCATGTTAATCTGACACACGTCAATACGCCGTGGGTGGGCTGTTCTTCATCGTTTCCAGCTCTGTCATTGGTTTATTCCTCTAGGTGTATTTATGTTAATCTGTGATGCCGCATTGTATGTACTCTCGTGTAATGGTTATATCTTTCTATCCCTTTATTAGACTAACGTCAATgagtaaataataaatagatattataatataatatataagtaAGTAATATATAAGTAAGTAACATAGTACAATTTGGTGAGCATTAGATTTGACTTCCGTAAAATAAATTTAATCCAGAATAGAATAGAACGGAATAACAGTTGCTGTGACAGATTAAGATGAAGTCAGGACGAACTGCTGTGAAGTTAAACCTGCGCACATgaccaggccccccccccccctacaggagTGACCCCGCATCGGGCTAGGAGCTCCCACACTAAATGTTGGTCATGTTGCGCCGAGCTCAAGTTGTAGTCAGGTTATTTGCTCGTGCAAAATAATGCAACGTGACAGCATGAATATTTAAACATAGCTCCCCATTAGACCCTGGAGCCGGGGCTCCggcaccacaacacacacacacacacacacacacacacacacacacacagacacacacacacacacacacacacacacatacagacacacacacacacacacacacacacacacacacacacacacacacacacacacacacacacacacacacacacacacacacacacacacacacacatacactagcacacacacagaggaacatgcacacacctcaCTGGCACAGCACAAGTGCAAAGGACACCCTAGGCCAGGTCGTGTATGACCCCAGGTCAGACACGAGTTTCCTTCATTCTTTCATCcattcctttcttccttccttctttccttcctccctctctcccttctcttcttccttcctctgttctttctttccttcctccctctctcccttctttccttcctccctctcttccttccttccttcctccctctctcccttctttccttcctccctcacttccttcttcccttcctccctctctcccttccttcctccttccttatCTCCTTCCTTCAGAATGCTAAATGAAAAATAGTTGGGATGAATATAATAATGAATGTATATGTACTGTGTACACAAAAGGGCTGGGATCCCTATACGACATTAAAAAGTAGGATATATTCCCTTACAGATGGCTAAATGGGGCATGTATGAATAGACAAATAGAGTTTGGTATTTTCTTGACTATTCCTAAAGAAAAATTTCATACCAAAATAAGAAATGAGGACGAAATGCAAGTGGCGGGAAAGTAGGGAGGATTCATTGTCTTTACATATTTACGGTGAGGAACCTAggaagcgggagagagagcataaGGACAGATCGGACTGGTCGCTTCCAGCTAGAATCATACTTCGGCCACAGATGCAATCTTTTAGATAGAACATTTTCAAATctatgagagaaagagagagagagagaaagagagagagagagagagagagagagagagagagagagagagagagagagagagagagagagagagagagagagagagagagagagagagggagagagagagagagagagagagagggagttggagtaacagagagagtgagagagagagggagagagaggtccaTTGACCGCATCAGCGAGGTCCTATTTGCTCAACAGGGCCCCCCATTACATATTAATATTGATCGTCGGGTAAGGCGCAAGATTACAGTGACCCAAAACAAGCCATCACAAGGGGAACCAATACGAGGGGGACGGATGCTGTGCTCTTCTTAAAAAGATCCCTCTGTAGGCCCCAGCCTGGCCGTCCATGACACACATTGACTCAATGTTGCATGAAGCAAGTCAATAATATAACGGGATGATAGCGCATTGTGTTATTTCACTACACTGCATGGCCTTCATTGGACCATGTACttttagggccctatcttgcaccaTTGAGcacaattgactttctacaccgacgcatgtatcgttgctagtttgcactaGTGATGGGTCATTCGCGACCGAACCAGTTCGAATGAACAAATCTTTaacaagaacaaaacaaactcaTACAAACCAAACTTTGTCTCATTTGTTCTCAGACTctactcctcccagacccactagtcaCTGACTCGCTGTTTGTTCactgtgagtggtgaagagggaagaggcttaggggcgtccctaaccctaaccttaacccccaccatcattgcCTAATtaagtctattatcttgctgatatgttaaacatccaatgatcaactaaccccccccccccccc from Gadus morhua chromosome 11, gadMor3.0, whole genome shotgun sequence carries:
- the chrnb2 gene encoding neuronal acetylcholine receptor subunit beta-2; the encoded protein is MGCSWPLLLLALLAMERGVSGSDTEERLVERLLHPNHYNKLIRPATNGSELVTVTLMVSLAQLISVHEREQVMTTNVWLTQEWQDYRLSWIPEEYDGMLKVRLPSKHIWLPDVVLYNNADGMYEVSFYSNAVVSHDGSIFWLPPAIYKSACKIEVKHFPFDQQNCTLRFRSWTYDRTELDLVLRTDVACMDDFTPSGEWDIIALPGRRNENPADPTYVDITYDFVIRRKPLFYTINLIIPCVLITSLAILVFYLPSDCGEKMTLCISVLLALTVFLLLISKIVPPTSLDVPLVGKYLMFTMVLVTFSIVTSVCVLNVHHRSPTTHTMPPWVKLVFLNKLPALLFMQQPRNSCERQRLRQRRKAQEKRAGGRGGEVGGLMVGLGLGGAGGGGGGFGKENTSPCTCYVNRASVQKFGGELEDAGGGGVTNTLDGLNGVREGQEGASRDLPRGKPAPGGPVLTQALLGQACPGFEEAVDGVRFIANHMKTEDDDLSVSEDWKYVAMVIDRLFLWIFVFVCVFGTVGMFLQPLFQNYTAKTITSTAG